Within Geovibrio ferrireducens, the genomic segment CTCAAAAAAGATGCCCCCAGCGGAACAGCCATGAAGATGGGTGAGGTGGTTGCAAGCGCCACCGGCCGCAACATAGACAAGGACGGGGCTTTCTGCCGTAAAGGCATAATAGGCGAACGCACTGACAGGGAGATCGGCATGCAGACTCTCCGTGCAGGTGACATAGTCGGCGAGCACACGGTGATGTTCTGCGGACAGGGTGAGCGGATCGAGATAACCCACCGTGCGCACACCAGAGACACCTTTGCTCAGGGAGCAATCTCCGCCGCCGCATGGCTGAAAGGGAAAGATAAGGGTCTGTACAATATGTACGATGTGCTTGGACTGTAGTTAAGTAAACTGTCTTATATTAAATAAAAAAGGGAACCTGTTCTGCGGGTTCCCTTTACAGACTGACGACAAACACCGTAACATGCTTATTCATCTCTATAAAATCCCCCTAAATCCCTCTTTATAAAAGGGGGAAGTTATTACTGACAATGAGAAAACCCCGTCCTTCCGCAAGGGAGGGTGTGAGGGCGGATTCCCGCAGAGAGAGATTTTTTTCTAAAACGGTTTTATCGGTTATTTTTTACTGCTGATTATTTTTTGTCTGCGCAATTATTTTATCATAACAGCTTTCGCAGAAGCACGGCCGCCACTCATACTGCGTAAGCACTTCCGCCGGGAGCGGCGGTTTGCCCACACACCAGCATGTGCCTTTTGATTTGTCATGGGCGGCACATTTATTGTTTTGCCCGCAGATGGGGCATACATCAGCAGGTTCGCGCATTTATCCTCTTAGTGGGTATGGACATCCTGTGTCATTCTCAGCAGGGCTGCGGCTTCTGCGAGCCCGTTCTGCTGAACGGCAACTTTTCCGTCCGCGTCAAATATTATGAAGCCGGGTGACTG encodes:
- a CDS encoding cysteine-rich CWC family protein, with the translated sequence MREPADVCPICGQNNKCAAHDKSKGTCWCVGKPPLPAEVLTQYEWRPCFCESCYDKIIAQTKNNQQ